From a region of the Babesia bovis T2Bo chromosome 1, whole genome shotgun sequence genome:
- a CDS encoding signal recognition particle (SRP) subunit family protein, whose translation MGGKTAFSMPVDQALREVKRLIDECQFAEASRLCLQAIRVHGGVNAFYRAKCYCDLQLRRWHSCLETVRWLHNYMDHPSIADVSSKRCPKRLRTEARERRAEENVDLVNVLREAAGPHIINGECQWLHFEQAYCYYKMGHFESAFTSLRLCSSGERPFDLHKPSSASSVDSSTEANITLDRSLSPKYNYLLAQVYVRLGRFESARDLYTAGQSSSQDPLVSLNLLSTNLHVVSSLDHDGKEAIFTAINRDIDMKVGEIDSLSYEYTFNWSISKLLECDYSKSEMYLDLSEESLSAELKNDLGELPALRNQPEFMPLDALRVFLLHKRGNDDLARTRNEALLSTYGEADGVDPGTMLIVLNNCLCLLPKGQSFTELSNLEALLKRRNVVCKFGRNELLDVHHNMVAHLIDSGDITGSRAHIRKFMDRLRNEEVLHHSIACADYVEGKIDASISTLKRGILVHPRSMLLIRSLLYVLISARRYKCALRALQEYGHILKKCETPVLYWSILLHCHIYMGNAQGVLDALTHLVDECSFAESSEAIKRGCSFLESHDMHNEALSIYHKLYSSNPDNISVYCGVLFNESHLPQSHESAVSLESKLLDPFFSELRFIDAEELESAGELTYVQQVIEVNKPSKTRKRRRRHTVDTSRGPPDPERWLPKYERSAFKKQLKRKKEMVKGHSQGATSDVGASKPTSGTIHAESSNMRRRRNKKR comes from the exons ATGGGAGGAAAGACTGCTTTCAGTATGCCTGTTGATCAGGCACTTCGCGAAGTAAAGCGGCTGATTGATGAGTGCCAATTTGCTGAGGCGAGTCGTCTATGTCTTCAGG CTATACGCGTCCATGGCGGTGTAAATGCATTTTACCGTGCTAAATGTTACTGCGACCTACAGCTTCGTAGGTGGCATTCATGCCTAGAGACTGTCCGATGGTTACACAACTATATGGACCATCCTTCGATAGCCGATGTGAGTAGCAAGCGGTGTCCCAAGCGTCTGCGCACTGAGGCTCGTGAACGTCGTGCCGAGGAGAATGTTGATTTGGTTAATGTGCTTCGTGAAGCTGCCGGGCCTCATATAATCAATGGAGAGTGCCAATGGCTTCACTTCGAGCAAGCCTATTGTTATTACAAAATGGGTCATTTTGAATCGGCCTTTACTTCCTTACGTTTATGTTCATCTGGAGAGCGTCCGTTTGACTTGCACAAGCCTTCGTCTGCTTCGAGTGTAGATTCATCAACTGAAGCTAATATAACCCTTGATCGTAGTTTGTCTCCGAAGTATAACTACCTTTTAGCTCAGGTTTATGTACGTTTAGGACGATTCGAATCAGCGCGTGATTTATACACAGCTGGGCAGAGCTCTTCGCAGGACCCTTTGGTCTCTCTGAATTTGTTGAGTACCAATTTGCATGTGGTATCGAGCCTTGATCACGACGGTAAGGAGGCTATATTTACTGCCATTAACCGTGATATTGACATGAAGGTTGGTGAGATAGACTCTTTGAGCTACGAATATACCTTCAATTGGTCCATTTCTAAGTTACTGGAATGTGATTACAGTAAATCCGAGATGTATTTAGATCTTTCTGAGGAGAGTTTGTCTGCTGAGTTGAAGAACGACTTGGGAGAGTTACCTGCTTTGCGTAACCAACCTGAGTTCATGCCATTGGATGCCTTACGTGTATTCCTATTGCACAAACGTGGTAATGACGACTTAGCTAGAACTAGGAACGAGGCCTTACTGTCAACATATGGTGAAGCTGATGGTGTTGACCCTGGCACTATGCTGATTGTGTTGAACAATTGCTTGTGCTTATTACCGAAGGGTCAATCATTTACAGAGTTATCTAATTTGGAGGCTTTATTGAAACGGCGCAATGTGGTTTGCAAGTTCGGTCGCAATGAACTTCTGGATGTCCATCATAATATGGTTGCTCATTTAATTGACTCCGGTGATATTACTGGCTCTAGAGCACACATACGTAAATTCATGGACCGATTGCGTAATGAAGAAGTATTGCATCACAGTATTGCCTGCGCTGACTATGTTGAGGGCAAGATCGATGCCAGTATCAGCACACTAAAGCGTGGTATATTAGTTCATCCGCGCAGCATGCTGTTAATACGTTCCTTACTTTATGTGCTAATATCGGCGCGCAGATACAAATGTGCCTTACGCGCCCTTCAGGAGTATGGTCACATATTGAAAAAATGCGAGACCCCTGTGTTATACTGGTCTATTTTACTTCATTGTCACATTTATATGGGCAACGCACAGGGTGTTTTAGATGCACTCACTCATTTGGTGGATGAATGTTCTTTTGCTGAATCTTCAGAAGCCATTAAGCGTGGTTGCAGCTTCCTTGAATCGCATGATATGCATAATGAAGCCCTATCAATCTACCACAAGTTATATAGTTCAAACCCGGACAATATATCGGTATATTGTGGTGTTTTGTTTAACGAGTCTCATCTACCACAATCTCACGAGTCTGCTGTGTCTTTGGAATCAAAGTTACTAGACCCTTTCTTCAGCGAGTTGCGGTTCATTGACGCTGAAGAGTTGGAGTCTGCGGGCGAACTAACGTATGTTCAGCAGGTAATTGAGGTTAACAAGCCCAGCAAGACACGCAAGCGCCGTCGTAGGCACACAGTGGACACCTCTCGTGGTCCACCGGATCCCGAACGTTGGCTTCCCAAGTACGAACGCAGTGCTTTTAAGAAGCAGCTTAAACGCAAGAAAGAGATGGTAAAGGGTCATAGTCAGGGTGCTACTTCTGATGTGGGCGCATCGAAGCCTACCAGTGGTACCATTCATGCCGAATCTTCTAACATGCGCCGTCGACGCAACAAGAAGAGGTAA